A stretch of the Bos indicus isolate NIAB-ARS_2022 breed Sahiwal x Tharparkar chromosome 13, NIAB-ARS_B.indTharparkar_mat_pri_1.0, whole genome shotgun sequence genome encodes the following:
- the ZHX3 gene encoding zinc fingers and homeoboxes protein 3 → MASKRKSTTPCMIPVKTVVLPGSSAEAPPAEPGPEGPPQEPPPEAPATSTEATQGASGPDVPSLANGHRGTLDGYAYACKYCDFRSQDITQFVGHLSSEHTDFNKDPSFVCTECSFLAKTPEGLSLHNAKCHSGEANFVWNVTKPDNHVVVEQSVPEGGSPPDLSGEPNVEGMDGQAEIIITKTPIMKIMKGKAEAKKIHTLKENVPNQPTGEALPNPQAGDTEVKEGDHASVNGAAPSSQASTNPAKPPHSANGPLLGTVPVLPAGIAQLLSLQQPPPQAQQPLPTARSLPKVMIPLSSIPTYNAAMDSNSFLKNSFHKFPYPTKAELCYLTVVTKYPEEQLKIWFTAQRLKQGISWSPEEIEDARKKMFNTVIQSVPQPTITVLNTPLVASSGNVQHLIQAALPGHVVGQPEGTAGGLLVTQPLMANGLQAPSSALPLAVTSVPKPPAVAPINTVCSNTTSAVKVVNAAQSLLTACPSITSQAFLDASIYKNKKSHEQLSALKGSFCRNQFPGQSEVEHLTKVTGLSAREVRKWFSDRRYHCRNLKGARAALSGEHGSLLVDPVPEAPFSPPCKAPEVTCLPTAATLATPPSAKRQSWHQTPDFTPTKYKERAPEQLRALESSFAQNPLPLDEELDRLRTETKMTRREIDGWFSERRKKVSAEEAKKAEEGASPGEEEAAETEGEEGLAGENGSPEVPGGHTLAERKVSPIKINLKNLRVTEANGRGELVGLGICEPEDEAPGKLAEQPPGKAGCKKTAQQRHLLRQLFVQTQWPSTQDYGSIVAQTGLPRPEVVRWFGDSRYALKNGQLKWYEDYKRGNFPPGLLVIAPSNRELLQDYYVTHKMLYEQDLQSLCDKTQMSAQQVKQWFAEKLGEETRAVADTGSEGQGPCPGDPAALHKGLGDAYVEVSENSESWEPSAPEASAEPFDTQSPQAGPQLETD, encoded by the exons ATGGCCAGCAAGAGGAAGTCCACCACCCCGTGCATGATCCCCGTGAAGACCGTGGTGCTGCCCGGCTCCAGCGCTGAGGCCCCGCCCGCAGAGCCCGGGCCCGAGGGGCCCCCCCAGGAGCCGCCCCCGGAAGCGCCTGCCACCAGCACCGAGGCCACCCAGGGCGCCAGTGGTCCCGATGTCCCCTCGCTGGCTAATGGGCACCGGGGCACCTTGGATGGCTACGCATATGCCTGTAAATACTGTGACTTCAGATCCCAGGACATAACCCAGTTTGTGGGACATCTGAGCTCAGAGCACACAGACTTTAACAAAGACCCAAGCTTTGTATGCACTGAATGCAGCTTTCTGGCAAAAACTCCCGAGGGGCTTTCTCTGCACAACGCCAAGTGTCACTCAGGGGAAGCCAACTTTGTGTGGAATGTGACCAAGCCAGACAATCACGTGGTTGTGGAACAGAGTGTCCCCGAGGGTGGCAGCCCTCCTGACCTGTCAGGGGAGCCAAACGTGGAGGGGATGGATGGACAGGCGGAAATCATCATCACCAAGACTCCAATCATGAAGATAATGAAAGGCAAAGCTGAAGCCAAAAAGATTCACACGCTCAAGGAGAATGTGCCCAACCAGCCCACTGGAGAGGCCTTACCAAACCCTCAGGCTGGGGACACGGAAGTGAAAGAGGGGGACCATGCCTCTGTCAATGGGGCGGCCCCCTCCAGCCAGGCCTCAACCAACCCTGCAAAGCCCCCCCACTCGGCCAATGGCCCCCTGCTGGGGACGGTGCCGGTGCTGCCCGCGGGCATCGCCCAGCTCCTCTCCCTGCAGCAGCCACCCCCGCAGGCccagcagcccctccccaccgccAGGTCCCTCCCCAAAGTGATGATCCCGCTGAGCAGCATTCCCACGTACAACGCGGCCATGGACTCCAACAGCTTTCTGAAGAACTCCTTCCACAAGTTCCCCTACCCGACCAAAGCCGAGCTCTGCTATTTGACTGTGGTCACCAAGTACCCGGAGGAACAGCTCAAGATCTGGTTCACCGCCCAGAGGCTGAAGCAGGGCATCAGCTGGTCCCCGGAGGAGATTGAGGATGCCCggaaaaagatgttcaacaccgtCATCCAGTCGGTGCCCCAGCCCACCATCACGGTCCTCAACACCCCCCTGGTTGCCAGCAGCGGCAACGTCCAGCACCTCATCCAGGCCGCTCTGCCCGGGCACGTGGTGGGGCAGCCGGAGGGCACGGCGGGGGGACTTCTGGTCACTCAGCCTCTGATGGCCAACGGGCTGCAGGCCCCCAGCTCCGCTCTCCCCCTGGCAGTCACCTCTGTCCCCAAGCCGCCCGCTGTGGCGCCCATTAACACCGTGTGTTCAAATACGACGTCAGCCGTGAAGGTGGTGAACGCCGCCCAGTCCCTTCTCACAGCCTGCCCCAGCATCACCTCCCAAGCCTTCCTTGATGCCAGCATCTACAAAAACAAGAAGTCTCACGAACAGCTGTCAGCTCTGAAAGGGAGCTTCTGCCGGAACCAGTTCCCAGGGCAGAGTGAAGTGGAGCACCTGACCAAAGTGACGGGCCTCAGCGCCCGGGAGGTGCGCAAGTGGTTCAGCGACCGCAGGTACCACTGCCGGAACCTCAAGGGCGCCAGGGCTGCACTCTCCGGGGAGCACGGCAGCCTGCTCGTCGACCCTGTGCCCGAGGCGCCCTTCTCCCCGCCGTGCAAGGCCCCCGAGGTGACCTGCCTCCCCACGGCGGCCACCCTGGCCACCCCCCCTTCTGCCAAGCGACAGTCCTGGCACCAGACCCCCGACTTCACACCAACCAAATACAAGGAGCGGGCCCCTGAGCAGCTCAGAGCCCTGGAGAGCAGTTTTGCACAAAACCCGCTTCCCCTGGACGAGGAACTGGACCGCCTGAGGACCGAGACCAAAATGACCCGCAGGGAGATTGATGGCTGGTTTTCAGAGAGACGGAAAAAAGTGAGTGCCGAGGAGGCCAAGAAGGCCGAGGAGGGGGCTTCtccaggggaggaggaggccgcGGAGACCGAGGGGGAGGAGGGCTTAGCCGGGGAAAACGGATCCCCAGAAGTGCCCGGTGGCCACACGCTGGCTGAACGCAAAGTCAGCCCCATCAAAATCAACCTCAAGAACCTGCGGGTGACAGAGGCCAATGGCAGGGGCGAGCTCGTGGGGCTGGGCATCTGCGAGCCTGAGGACGAGGCGCCTGGCAAGCTGGCGGAGCAGCCACCGGGCAAGGCGGGCTGCAAGAAGACGGCTCAGCAGCGGCACCTGCTGCGGCAGCTCTTCGTGCAGACACAGTGGCCCAGCACCCAGGACTACGGCTCCATCGTGGCCCAGACAGGCCTGCCGCGGCCCGAGGTGGTGCGCTGGTTTGGGGACAGCCGGTACGCCCTGAAGAACGGCCAGCTCAAGTGGTACGAAGACTACAAGAGGGGCAACTTCCCTCCCGGGCTGCTAGTCATCGCGCCCAGCAACCGGGAGCTGCTGCAGGACTATTACGTGACTCACAAGATGCTGTACGAGCAGGACCTGCAGAGCCTCTGCGACAAGACCCAGATGAGCGCCCAGCAGGTCAAGCAGTGGTTTGCTGAGAAGTTGGGCGAGGAGACCCGGGCTGTGGCCGACACGGGCAGTGAGGGCCAGGGCCCCTGCCCTGGCGACCCTGCAGCCCTTCACAAAGGGCTGGGTGATGCCTATGTGGAGGTGTCTGAAAACAGCGAGTCGTGGGAGCCCAGCGCCCCTGAGGCCAGCGCAGAGCCCTTTGACACGCAGAGTCCCCAGGCTGGACCTCAGCTGG AAACCGACTGA